CTTGATTATTCGCAGTTCAAAGCGTTACCGCGCGTGGAGCAGCTCTCCGACTTTCATTGCGTAACTACCTGGTCGCGTCTGAACAATCGTTGGCAAGGGGTTAAAAGCAGCGAATTGCTCAAGCTCATAGAGCTGACTCCACGGGCTCGCTTCGTGATTGTGAGGTGCGAGCAGGGCTACAGCACCAATTTGCCTCTGGAGGAGTTCTTGGCTGAGGACGTAATGTTGGCCGACGGCTTGGATGGCCGCCCATTGGAAGCCGATCACGGCTTTCCGGCCCGCTTGGTAGTGCCCAAATTGTACGGCTGGAAGAGTGCCAAATGGGTACGCGCGCTGGAATTCAGTGCCGTTGATCAGCCTGGGTTCTGGGAAGTCCGCGGCTATCATAATCACGGCGACCCCTGGCGCGAGGAGCGCTATGGCGACGATGACGAACCGGACTCGGGGCCGGCGCAGCCCTGAGTTCGTAGGAGTCGCGCGCAAGTGGATTGGCGCGCCGCGCAGCTGCAGCGGCTTTCGGGCGAAACCTTCGATCTGGCGGTGATTGGCGGGGGGATCAATGGCGCCGCGGTCGCGCGCGACGCAGCCCTGCACGGGTTGCGCGTGGCCTTGGTGGAGCGGGCTGATTTCGCCGCCTACACCTCATCTCAATCCTCCAAGCTTATTCATGGCGGCTTGCGCTACCTACCCCAGGGACAATTGCGCTTGGTCTATCAGGCCTTGCGCGAGCGTGAGCGGCTGCGCCAGCTTACCGCACCCCATCTGGTCCATCCCATTGGTTTTATGTTCCCGCTTTACCGCGACCACGCCCCCTCCGCGTTGGCGCTGCGAGCCGGCCTGTGGCTATATGACCGAATGGCGGGTGCGCCCGCTGCCCATCGTCATCGCATGATCGGCGCGCAGCAGGCCCGGGCATTGGAGCCCGGATTGCAGCCTGAGGGGTTGGCCGGCGCAGCCCTCTTCCAGGATGCAACGGGCGACGACGCGCGACTGGTAGTAGAGAACATTTTGGATGCGCAGGCACACGGCGCGGCCGTACTCAACTATGCCGAGGTGGATGAATTAGGCACGCCTGGTGCCAAGCTGCGCCCCGCCGGCGTGCGCGATCTAATCAGCGGGGCGCGGCTAGAGCTACGCGCTCGGGTAATGGTAAATGCCACCGGCCCTTGGAGCGATACCATCCGCCGGCGTGACCAGCCGGTGGCCGCACCGCTGATGCGTCTGACCAAGGGGGTACATCTGATTTTCCCGTGCCCCCACGATTCCCCAGCGGTTTCGCTGGTGCTGGCTGACGGCGTGGGCCGCTTGGTATTCTTGATGCGCTATCCGGC
Above is a genomic segment from Candidatus Binataceae bacterium containing:
- a CDS encoding sulfite oxidase-like oxidoreductase; translation: MRTTMPSAEEKRVPPGQYLVSKFPVLSYGPTPPFDPAKWDLQLVGEVSRPLRLDYSQFKALPRVEQLSDFHCVTTWSRLNNRWQGVKSSELLKLIELTPRARFVIVRCEQGYSTNLPLEEFLAEDVMLADGLDGRPLEADHGFPARLVVPKLYGWKSAKWVRALEFSAVDQPGFWEVRGYHNHGDPWREERYGDDDEPDSGPAQP
- a CDS encoding glycerol-3-phosphate dehydrogenase/oxidase, producing MDWRAAQLQRLSGETFDLAVIGGGINGAAVARDAALHGLRVALVERADFAAYTSSQSSKLIHGGLRYLPQGQLRLVYQALRERERLRQLTAPHLVHPIGFMFPLYRDHAPSALALRAGLWLYDRMAGAPAAHRHRMIGAQQARALEPGLQPEGLAGAALFQDATGDDARLVVENILDAQAHGAAVLNYAEVDELGTPGAKLRPAGVRDLISGARLELRARVMVNATGPWSDTIRRRDQPVAAPLMRLTKGVHLIFPCPHDSPAVSLVLADGVGRLVFLMRYPASIVLGTTDTEFAGDPAQVTVTAAERDYLLEVVRRIAPGLDLRADAIVGSLAGVRALANRSGAPSALPREALISRSSSGLISIAGGKLTTHRWLGHEVVAMACRQLGRKCEPCPSLTLPLPGAWNAAAPAGGWDPRLYARYGGRAAMVHKLIDERADLGQPLVPGCPVLAAEAIFAARHEMVVMLEDFIVRRTAMAWRYPLYAAAAARAAAPLLAAELGWDHARTRAQIEAVIATLARQVQFEQPVATDARAANQERGHGR